One part of the Hydrogenobacter sp. T-2 genome encodes these proteins:
- the rpsB gene encoding 30S ribosomal protein S2, producing the protein MAVVSMRDLLEAGVHFGHSKGRWNPKMAPYLYGVRNGIHIVDLNKTVVFLEQAYHFIADSVAQGAEVLFVGTKKQAKDVIKEEAERAGVPYVNERWVGGLLTNFRTVRKSILKLHTLERMESEGVFDVLPKKEVRELKRKMERLRKLYGGIVNMERLPSIIWVVDTVREAIAVQEAKKLGITVVAIADSNCDPDVIDYPVPGNDDAIKSIKLLTSKIADAVLEGKQRRENLGEAAIEVPRRRVIAVEEEEKVLFEKAMEMSEKYEYIDKGAEEE; encoded by the coding sequence ATGGCTGTAGTTTCTATGAGAGACCTTTTGGAAGCGGGTGTCCACTTTGGGCACTCAAAGGGCAGGTGGAACCCTAAAATGGCACCCTACCTCTACGGTGTGCGTAATGGTATACACATCGTAGACCTCAACAAAACGGTGGTTTTCCTTGAGCAAGCCTATCACTTTATAGCGGACAGTGTGGCACAGGGCGCAGAGGTGCTCTTTGTAGGCACAAAAAAGCAGGCAAAAGATGTGATAAAGGAAGAGGCGGAAAGGGCTGGCGTGCCATATGTGAACGAAAGATGGGTTGGAGGACTTCTTACCAACTTTAGGACTGTCCGTAAAAGTATCCTCAAGCTCCATACCCTTGAGAGGATGGAATCGGAAGGTGTCTTTGATGTGCTTCCTAAGAAAGAGGTAAGAGAGCTAAAGAGAAAGATGGAAAGGCTCAGAAAGCTGTATGGTGGTATAGTAAACATGGAAAGGCTACCCAGCATCATCTGGGTTGTGGACACAGTGAGAGAAGCCATAGCGGTCCAAGAGGCTAAAAAGCTGGGTATAACGGTGGTAGCAATAGCGGACTCCAACTGCGACCCAGATGTGATAGACTACCCTGTTCCAGGAAATGACGATGCCATAAAGTCCATAAAGCTACTTACTTCAAAGATAGCGGATGCGGTTCTCGAGGGTAAACAAAGAAGGGAAAACCTTGGAGAGGCGGCGATTGAAGTTCCAAGGAGAAGGGTCATTGCGGTTGAAGAAGAAGAAAAGGTGCTCTTTGAGAAGGCTATGGAGATGTCTGAGAAATACGAATACATTGACAAAGGTGCAGAGGAGGAGTAA